The following are from one region of the Bactrocera oleae isolate idBacOlea1 chromosome 6, idBacOlea1, whole genome shotgun sequence genome:
- the Gen gene encoding flap endonuclease GEN, producing the protein MGVKDLWSVLTPHAERKPLCELRGKKVAIDLAGWICESLNVVDYFVHPRQHLKNLFFRTCYLIWEDVTPVFILEGQAPKLKSQIISKRSQQQFRGAKPKQNKLEKQSTETKEKDKGRTRFNHVLKQCETLLQSMGIQCFQAPGEAEAYCAFLNKKGLVDGVISQDSDCFAYGAIRVYRNFSVSTQGAQAAQGGAVDIYDMQQIKGKMDFGQNKTIVMALLCGCDYCPDGIGGIGRDGVLKLFNKYKEQEILERIRSWRQDDNKYTALEMRVDDKMICSNCGHMGRTQSHTKNGCGICQTHRGCDESLWKEERLSLKAELSLRKKAMTDPLFPSEEIIAEFLNEPSTVPTLTLTWRQPNIIKFVKQIGHLLQWTEIYCFQKFLPLLTRWQVHNLKKIKDLNAVFYMSIKEIVKKRTVRGVISLEIVWEDENGFFNGLIPKNQLEEFEKENTKGLIGLWSTIEPLYLVENAYPEMVDVFLKSKEKPPKTTKGRRKGKAPSKAVLSSLDNLTDLINATEEVAKDIEPKTNKLKNCIKKKGIQLIDKFFKHQHVSAEHVTSIKNQSLYRIAQCSTPVTKTLPSDLESDSDDIEHEISDIVRGIVNAPDRVVQITTHKGQPLHYEPVTENLSILLNEWSIKDDLDLIAHKRNLSICSHKGDNGTPLSKRISLDDSFDALVNAKRHKIRSLAEKAKNLNLFTTPTTSPKLKSHMDRFVEQHFPHRHSLNVSDQQPNKIYTNVSSENENVENISYFFNKDSCENDEFEKLMDLSLLNKPRTTSICNASDDVLIINESSDDC; encoded by the exons atgggAGTTAAGGATCTATGGTCGGTGTTAACGCCACATGCTGAGAGAAAGCCCTTATGTGAATTACGAGGTAAAAAAGTGGCCATAGACCTGGCTGGCTGGATCTGTGAAAGTTTAAATGTGGTAGATTATTTTGTGCATCCCAGACAGCATTTGAA AAACCTATTCTTTCGGACATGTTATTTGATATGGGAGGACGTGACTCCCGTTTTTATCCTAGAAGGCCAAGCACCCAAACTAAAGAgtcaaattatttcaaaacgCTCGCAGCAGCAATTCCGTGGTGCCAAacctaaacaaaataaattagaaaagcaATCAACAGAAACTAAAGAAAAGGATAAAGGGCGGACAAGATTTAACCATGTGTTGAAACAATGCGAAACCTTATTGCAGTCAATGGGTATCCAATGTTTTCAAGCACCAGGCGAAGCCGAAGCTTACTGCGcgtttcttaacaaaaaagGG TTAGTTGATGGTGTGATTAGCCAGGATTCAGATTGCTTCGCTTATGGCGCCATTCGTGTCTATCGGAATTTTTCGGTGTCCACTCAGGGCGCCCAAGCAGCACAAGGCGGTGCAGTAGATATCTATGACATGCaacaaataaaaggaaaaatgg ATTTCggtcaaaacaaaactattgtaatgGCACTACTCTGTGGCTGTGATTATTGTCCTGATGGGATCGGCGGCATTGGACGTGATGGTGTTTTAAAGTTATTCAATAAGTACAAAGAACAAGAAATATTAGAAAG aaTAAGATCGTGGCGGCAAGATGATAATAAATATACTGCTTTGGAAATGCGCGTGGATGATAAAATGATTTGCAGCAATTGTGGGCACATGGGCCGTACACAAAGTCATACAAAGAACGGATGTGGAATTTGCCAGACTCATCGTGGTTGTGATGAGAGTTTGTGGAA aGAAGAACGTTTATCGTTAAAAGCAGAACTTTCACTACGTAAGAAGGCAATGACGGACCCGTTATTTCCATCCGAAGAAATCATTGCTGAGTTCCTCAACGAACCCTCCACGGTTCccactttaactttaacttggAGGCAGcctaacataataaaatttgtaaagcaAATTGGACACCTGCTGCAATGGACAGAAATTTACTGCTTTCAGAAGTTCTTACCGCTTTTAACACGTTGGCAAgtacacaatttaaaaaaaataaaagatctGAATGCAGTCTTTTATATGTCGATTaaagaaatagtaaaaaaacGAACTGTTCGAGGAGTAATCAGCCTTGAAATTGTTTGGGAGGATGAGAATGGCTTCTTCAATGGTCTAATACCAAAAAATCAGCTGGAAGAAttcgaaaaagaaaatacaaaggGTCTTATTGGACTTTGGAGCACAATAGAACCGCTTTATTTGGTCGAAAATGCCTATCCGGAAATGGTGGATGTCTTTCTAAAATCCAAGGAAAAaccaccaaaaacaacaaaaggccGTCGGAAGGGCAAAGCACCTAGTAAAGCCGTGCTAAGTTCACTAGATAATTTAACCGACTTAATAAATGCTACCGAAGAAGTAGCGAAAGATATCGAACCAAAAACCAATAAACTAaagaattgtattaaaaaaaaaggcaTTCAATTGATTGACAAATTCTTTAAACATCAACATGTGTCTGCTGAACATGTTACCtctattaaaaatcaaagtCTATACAGAATAGCACAGTGTTCTACTCCTGTTACGAAAACTTTGCCATCAGATTTAGAAAGTGATAGCGATGATATAGAACATGAAATTTCAGATATAGTACGTGGAATCGTTAATGCTCCTGATCGAGTTGTCCAAATTACCACACATAAAGGACAACCTTTACATTATGAACCGGTTACAGAAAATTTAAGCATTTTACTTAATGAATGGAGTATTAAAGATGACTTGGATTTAATAGCTCACAAAAGAAATTTATCAATTTGTTCGCATAAAGGTGATAATGGAACTCCTTTATCGAAGCGAATATCATTAGATGACAGCTTTGATGCTTTGGTAAATGCGAAACGGCACAAGATTCGTAGCTTAGCGGAAAAggcgaaaaatttaaatttgtttaccaCCCCAACAACCTCACCAAAACTTAAATCACATATGGATCGTTTTGTAGAGCAACACTTTCCACATAGACATAGCTTAAATGTAAGCGATCAGCagccaaataaaatatatacaaatgtatcgtcagagaatgaaaatgttgaaaatataagctatttttttaataaggaTAGTTGTGAAAACGATGAATTCGAAAAATTAATGGATTTAAGCTTATTAAATAAACCAAGAACTACATCGATTTGTAATGCTTCAGATGATGTCTTAATTATAAACGAAAGCAGTGATGACTGTTGA